From a region of the Bacillus oleivorans genome:
- a CDS encoding tRNA threonylcarbamoyladenosine dehydratase: MLHQFSRNELAIGKEGLNKLENTTVAVLGVGGVGSFSVEALARTNIGRLVLVDKDTVDITNINRQLPALLSTVGEPKVDIMKKRIEDINPNCEVITLKMFYNEETYEKFFEYGLDYVIDASDTISYKIHLMKECLKRNIPIISSMGAANKTDPTRFKVADISETHTDPIAKVIRLRLRKEGIRKGVKVVFSDESPIVIREEVRQYVGKEDAPIRKAKMPPSSNAFVPSVAGLIMAGYTINQILSDIPVQRVKDETNSMS; this comes from the coding sequence ATGCTACACCAATTTTCAAGAAATGAATTAGCAATAGGAAAAGAAGGCTTAAACAAGCTTGAAAACACCACTGTGGCTGTTTTGGGTGTGGGAGGAGTAGGTTCCTTTTCAGTAGAAGCACTGGCGAGAACAAATATTGGGCGCCTTGTTTTAGTGGATAAAGATACGGTCGATATTACGAATATTAATCGTCAGCTCCCGGCACTTCTATCGACTGTTGGCGAGCCGAAAGTGGATATTATGAAAAAAAGAATCGAAGATATTAATCCGAATTGTGAAGTCATTACTCTAAAAATGTTTTACAACGAAGAAACGTATGAGAAGTTTTTTGAATACGGATTAGATTACGTTATTGATGCTTCTGATACGATTTCCTATAAAATCCATTTAATGAAAGAATGTTTAAAACGGAACATCCCAATTATATCAAGTATGGGGGCTGCCAATAAGACCGATCCAACCCGTTTTAAAGTAGCCGATATCTCAGAAACCCATACTGACCCGATTGCCAAAGTCATTAGACTGCGTCTGCGTAAAGAGGGAATCCGTAAGGGGGTCAAGGTCGTATTTTCCGATGAATCCCCGATTGTGATCCGGGAAGAAGTCAGACAATATGTAGGAAAAGAAGATGCGCCAATACGGAAGGCAAAAATGCCGCCATCCTCTAATGCATTTGTCCCTTCAGTAGCTGGATTAATAATGGCGGGCTACACCATTAATCAAATCTTAAGTGACATTCCGGTTCAGCGTGTTAAAGATGAAACAAACTCCATGTCCTAG
- a CDS encoding replication-associated recombination protein A, with amino-acid sequence MSVQPLAYRMRPRTIEEVIGQEHLVGKGKMIERMVRAKRLSSMILYGPPGVGKTSIASAIAGSTNYAFRTLNAVTHQKKDLQIVAEEAKMSGKVILLLDEVHRLDKAKQDFLLPYLENGMITLIGATTSNPYHAINPAIRSRCQIFECKPLSPDDILQALKRALENEEKGLGKLALEVNDEALDHLAYAANGDARSALNALELAALSTEESKDGLIHITTEIAEECIQKKSFQHDRDGDAHYDVLSAFQKSIRGSDVNAALHYLARLIEAEDLPSISRRMLVIAYEDIGLANPQAGPRALAAVQTAEKIGFPEARIPLAAAVIELALSPKSNSAITAIDTALSDIHSGKIGEVPLHLKDAHYQGAKALGRGIDYLYPHNYENAWVNQQYLPDLLKDSHYYTPKATGKFEQALSQVYEKIEKNKKNLKA; translated from the coding sequence ATGAGCGTTCAGCCATTGGCCTATCGAATGAGGCCCAGAACAATTGAAGAAGTAATTGGACAAGAACACCTTGTTGGAAAAGGAAAAATGATTGAACGGATGGTCAGGGCTAAAAGATTATCCTCGATGATTTTATATGGTCCTCCAGGTGTAGGCAAAACATCAATAGCCAGTGCAATTGCCGGGAGTACCAATTATGCTTTTCGAACATTAAACGCAGTGACGCATCAGAAAAAAGATCTGCAGATTGTAGCGGAAGAGGCGAAAATGTCAGGCAAAGTCATATTATTGTTAGATGAAGTCCATCGTTTAGACAAAGCCAAGCAGGATTTTCTTCTTCCTTATTTAGAGAACGGCATGATTACCCTTATTGGTGCGACCACTAGCAATCCTTATCATGCGATTAATCCGGCGATTCGCAGCCGCTGTCAAATATTTGAGTGTAAGCCCCTTTCTCCAGATGATATTTTACAAGCGTTAAAACGAGCTTTAGAAAATGAAGAAAAAGGGTTAGGAAAGCTAGCCCTAGAAGTGAACGATGAAGCTCTGGATCATCTAGCCTATGCAGCAAATGGAGATGCCCGCAGTGCATTAAATGCTTTAGAGCTTGCAGCCCTTTCCACAGAAGAGTCAAAAGATGGATTGATTCATATTACAACCGAAATTGCGGAAGAGTGTATTCAGAAAAAAAGCTTTCAGCATGACAGGGATGGGGATGCACATTATGATGTTCTTTCAGCCTTTCAAAAATCGATTCGGGGCAGTGATGTCAATGCAGCCCTTCATTATTTGGCGCGCCTAATCGAAGCTGAAGATTTGCCTAGCATCTCGAGAAGAATGCTTGTCATCGCCTATGAGGACATTGGTCTGGCAAACCCGCAGGCTGGTCCGAGGGCGCTTGCAGCGGTCCAGACCGCTGAAAAAATCGGCTTTCCAGAAGCGAGAATCCCATTAGCTGCAGCTGTTATTGAATTAGCACTTTCGCCAAAATCCAATTCAGCCATAACTGCGATTGATACGGCTCTTTCCGACATTCATAGTGGAAAAATAGGAGAAGTCCCGCTCCATTTAAAAGATGCCCATTATCAGGGAGCAAAAGCACTGGGCCGCGGAATCGATTACTTATATCCTCACAATTATGAGAATGCATGGGTCAACCAGCAATACTTGCCAGACCTATTGAAGGATTCCCACTATTATACCCCGAAGGCTACCGGGAAATTTGAGCAGGCTCTGAGTCAAGTGTATGAGAAGATCGAAAAAAATAAGAAAAATTTAAAAGCATAG